The Nocardia vinacea genome contains the following window.
CGGTGACCATGAGCGAGATCGTGCGTGGCGTCATCGCCCGGAGAGCGGGTGCGCCCGTCGAATTGGCCGACATCATCATTCCGGATCCCGGGCCGCACGATGTGGTCGTGCGGGTGCTGGCGTGCGGGGTATGCCACACGGACCTGACCTACCGCGACGGCGGCATCAACGACGAGTTCCCGTTCCTGCTCGGGCACGAGGCGGCCGGGATCGTGGACCGGATCGGCGATTCCGTCACCGAGGTAGAGGTCGGCGACTTCGTGGTGCTTAACTGGCGGGCGGTGTGCGGGCGGTGCCGCGCGTGCCGTCGCGGCCGCCCCTGGTACTGCTTCGACACCTACAACGCCGAGCAGAAGATGACTCTCGGCGACGGGACCGTCCTGACGCCCGCGCTCGGGATCGGCGCGTTCGCCGACAAGACGCTGGTGCACGAAGGCCAGTGCACCAGAGTGGATTCCACGATCGACCCGGCGGTCGCCGGGCTCCTCGGCTGCGGCGTGATGGCCGGTCTCGGAGCCGCGCTGCATACCGGACAGGTGGGGCGTGGTGACAGTGTCGTGGTCATCGGCTGCGGCGGAGTCGGAGCGGCCGCCGTCGCCGGGGCCGTGCTGGCGGGAGCGACGACGATCATCGCCGTCGATCGCGACCCGGCCAAACTGGCCGCCGCGGCAGAGTTCGGCGCCACGCATACGGTCGACGCGTCCGCCGAGGACTCTGTTGCTCGAATCCAGGAGTACACCAACGGTTTCGGCGCCGACGTCGTCATCGACGCGGTGGGTCGCCCCGAGACCTGGGAGCAGGCGTTCTACGCGCGCGACCTCGCGGGGACGGTGGTGCTGGTCGGCGTGCCGACGCCGGACATGCGGATCGCTATGCCGCTGCTCGACTTCTTCTCCCGTGGCGGAGCCTTGAAGTCCTCGTGGTACGGCGACTGCCTGCCGGAGCGCGATTTCCCCACCCTGATCGAGCTCCACCGGCAGGGACGGTTGCCGCTGGAACTGTTCGTCTCCGAGCGGATAGCTCTCGACGAGGTCGAAAAGTCCTTCGACACCATGAAATCGGGGCGGGTACTACGATCGGTGGTCGTGCTGTGACCGAGGTATCCGTCCGCAGCGTCGGCGCGGTCCGTATCGATAGGGTTGTCACGTCGGGCACCTTCGCGCTCGACGGCGGCAGTTGGGACGTCGAGAACAACGTCTGGATCATCGACTCGCTGCGCGACCGCGTGTTCACGCTCGCCGCCGACACAGTGGTGCTGACCGGGCATGGACTGGGAACCGATCTCGCGACCGAGAGTCCACACCTCGACGAGTGGATCGCCCGCGGATGGTGATCCGTAGAAAGGTTTTCGCATGATCCAGGCCGATTTCGCCGCTCGTGCCGGGGACCTGTTCGCTCTCGCCGAACAGGTCCCCGGATTCATGCCTCCCGAGGAAGGCCGCGCGCTCTACGACGCGGCCCGCGCCTACACCGGTGACGGCACCATTCTCGAAATCGGCACCTACTGCGGCAAATCCGCCATCTATCTGGGTGC
Protein-coding sequences here:
- a CDS encoding S-(hydroxymethyl)mycothiol dehydrogenase codes for the protein MSEIVRGVIARRAGAPVELADIIIPDPGPHDVVVRVLACGVCHTDLTYRDGGINDEFPFLLGHEAAGIVDRIGDSVTEVEVGDFVVLNWRAVCGRCRACRRGRPWYCFDTYNAEQKMTLGDGTVLTPALGIGAFADKTLVHEGQCTRVDSTIDPAVAGLLGCGVMAGLGAALHTGQVGRGDSVVVIGCGGVGAAAVAGAVLAGATTIIAVDRDPAKLAAAAEFGATHTVDASAEDSVARIQEYTNGFGADVVIDAVGRPETWEQAFYARDLAGTVVLVGVPTPDMRIAMPLLDFFSRGGALKSSWYGDCLPERDFPTLIELHRQGRLPLELFVSERIALDEVEKSFDTMKSGRVLRSVVVL